A segment of the Leptospira hartskeerlii genome:
AAAGACACCCCTGGTATTTATACTTCCTAATAAATTTTTCCATGTAGAAAAGGGGATCAGCACTGCAGAGCTTGAATTCCCGATTTACTTTAACTTCTTCTTAAGACAAAAAAAGACCACGATCATTTGTACTGCGGAACAAAAAGATCAGCTCATCACAGTACTTAAAGAATCCTTAATGGGTCCTGAAGAGATCAATCTGGAATCGGAATATCTAGACGGTGCAGAATCTTTCGGCTTTCCTGATATGAAAGCGGAGATGGGTTATTTTAGAGGATACAAAGGACTAGACGATGTAGTCGACTTTCAAGTATTCGATAGAGATAATATGGTCAACCTGGGAAAGGTTTTGGTACGTAAACTTCCTTCAGGTGATTTTAGAATTACTGATGGTACTAAAGAAACCGAGATCCCTGGAGAAGTCGGATTCAATATTAAGTATGAGATCGGTCATAGACTAGAGGAGCCTTTCCAAGCACCTTTACTTGGGATTACTTGTCTCGGACCTTCTCATGGATTCGATCCTGAGGACAACACTTCCGGTTTTATTATCTGGTTGAACCACCAAGGTATTATGGTGGATCCACCTGTAAATTCTACAGAGTGGCTTCGCATGTCCAATGTGAATCCTAAACTTATCAACCACGTTATTCTCACTCACTGCCACGCAGATCATGACGCAGGAACCTTCCAAAAAATTATGGAAGAGACCAAGATCACTATTCACGCTACTGCAACGGTGATGGAAAGTTTTATACGTAAATATTCCGCACTTACTAAGATCCCCCGTAAGGAACTATTGGAACTTTTCAATTTCCAACAAATCATCATAGGAAGACCTGCGATGATTAACGGCGGAGAATTCAATTTTCATTATGCATTACATTCTATTCCTTCCGTAGGATTTGAATTCTTCTTCCAAGACCAATCTTTTGTGTATACTTCCGATCATTTGAATGAACCTGAAGTTCACGATAAGATGTATGAGAAGGGAGTTCTTCCTGAATCTCGCTGGAAATTCTTAAAGGAATTTCCTTGGGACAGAAGGATTATTTATCATGAGGCTGGAATTCCTCCTCTTCATACAAGAGTTAGTTATTTAGCCAGTTTGCCTCCTGAGATCCAGGAAAAGATCACTGTGTATCATATCGCAAGAACGGATATGCCTGCGGATACCAAACTCAAACTGGCTCGTTTTGGAATAGAGAACACTGTTTATCCGGAGATCACTCCTCCTAAACATATGGAGGCTTATAACCTTCTAGACATCTTAAGCCAAATAGATATTTTCAGCGGTTTCCCGATAGAGAAGGCGAAGGAATTCCTATTGATCGTCCGCGAAGAAAAATACAAGCGCGGAGATCAGATCATAAAGAAGGGAACTCCTGGCGATAAATTCTATATTATCGCTTCCGGGAATGTAAAATTCGAAGGACTACTTGGAGATTCCGATATAGCGCCCATTAAACGATATGGACAGTATGAATATTTCGGCGAGGCTTCTCTCGTATTAGATCTTCCTAGGGCAGCGGACGTTTTTGCGGAAACAGATGTAGTAGCTCTTACAATTGAGAAGAATAAGTTCTTACAGTTTATCAGAAATACGGACCTAAGACAAAATTTAATAAGACTGAACAGCATTCGTGATAGTAACTCTTGGAAAACACTGTTAGATTCACGCCACTTCAAAGGACTTACAAGCCATCAGGTCACTCAATTAGAAATGATCATGAGACTTTCTAAGGTGAACAAAGGTTCAGTGCTTATCACGGAAAAAGCGTTTTACCACGAGGCATATATTATTCGTCATGGAAAAGTAAGCGTATATCAACACGGCAAAAAATTGGCCGAGTTGACCGATGGAGATTTCGTGGGAGAGATTTACTCGATATCCAAAAAGCTGGTGTCCAATTACACGTTCCAAGCGGAATCAGAAACTGAATTGTTCTCTATTTCTCAGAACGAACTCATCCAGTACATTAAACGGAATCCCGGCGTTTACATGAGAATGAATACCGTCTATTGACACGGGAGATATAAATGGAAAGAGTCCTACAATTTACCGAAGAGCATGAAGCTTTTCGAGATATGGCACGCAAGTTTTTCGAAACTGAAGTAGCTCCTCATCATCATGAATGGGAAAAAGTCGGAATGGTCCCGAAAGAACTTTGGAAAAAAGCGGGAGCAAGCGGACTGCTGTGCCCTGATGTTCCGGAAGAATACGGCGGATCAGGTGCGGACTTCCTATATAACGTTGTTGTAATAGAAGAATCTTCCAGATCAGGAAACAGCGGATTTTTCGTATCTCTTCACAACGATGTGATCGCACCGTATATCAGTGCTTATGGAAACGATGAACAAAAGAAAAGATGGTTACCTGGTTGTTGCAGTGGAGACAGCATTTTAGCGGTCGCTATGACTGAACCTGGAGCAGGTTCTGACCTCAAAAATATCAGAACTAGCGCCGTGGATAAAGGAGATCATTATGTGGTCAACGGTCAAAAAACATTTATTTCCAACGGACAGCTTGCAAATTTAGTAATTACCGCCGTGAAACATGAAAACGGCACGATTTCGCTTGTTATGATAGAAGAGGGGATGAAAGGTTTCGAAAGAGGCCGTAATCTCGAGAAGATCGGGCTTAAAGCTCAGGATACCTCGGAATTATACTTCAACGACGTAGTAGTTCCTAAAGAGAATGTAATCGGAAAAGGCGGACAAGGTTTCCGTTATTTGATGATGAAACTCGCTCAAGAGCGTCTCGTACTAGCGATTGCAGCGGTAGAAGCCACTGCACTAGTACAAAGAATGACTCTAAAATATATTAAAGAGAGGATGGCTTTCGGGAAAAAAATCGGAAGTTTTCAACACATCAAATTTCAAATGGCGGAGATGGCTACGGAACTGGAAATGTGCCGCACCTTCGTCGACAAAGTGGTTTCGGAGCATATTGCTGGAAAAAAATTAACTGTAGAGGCTTCTATGGCTAAGTATTATTCCACTGAGATGCAAAAACGTCATACTGACCTTTGTCTCCAATTCTTTGGAGGGTACGGCTATATGATGGAATACCCGATCGCAAGAGCGTATTTGGA
Coding sequences within it:
- a CDS encoding cAMP/cGMP-dependent 3',5'-cyclic-AMP/GMP phosphodiesterase; its protein translation is MLKEQTRGYIELPRGGYLVETSEGFFQIGSPPETIKDTMAEKKTPLVFILPNKFFHVEKGISTAELEFPIYFNFFLRQKKTTIICTAEQKDQLITVLKESLMGPEEINLESEYLDGAESFGFPDMKAEMGYFRGYKGLDDVVDFQVFDRDNMVNLGKVLVRKLPSGDFRITDGTKETEIPGEVGFNIKYEIGHRLEEPFQAPLLGITCLGPSHGFDPEDNTSGFIIWLNHQGIMVDPPVNSTEWLRMSNVNPKLINHVILTHCHADHDAGTFQKIMEETKITIHATATVMESFIRKYSALTKIPRKELLELFNFQQIIIGRPAMINGGEFNFHYALHSIPSVGFEFFFQDQSFVYTSDHLNEPEVHDKMYEKGVLPESRWKFLKEFPWDRRIIYHEAGIPPLHTRVSYLASLPPEIQEKITVYHIARTDMPADTKLKLARFGIENTVYPEITPPKHMEAYNLLDILSQIDIFSGFPIEKAKEFLLIVREEKYKRGDQIIKKGTPGDKFYIIASGNVKFEGLLGDSDIAPIKRYGQYEYFGEASLVLDLPRAADVFAETDVVALTIEKNKFLQFIRNTDLRQNLIRLNSIRDSNSWKTLLDSRHFKGLTSHQVTQLEMIMRLSKVNKGSVLITEKAFYHEAYIIRHGKVSVYQHGKKLAELTDGDFVGEIYSISKKLVSNYTFQAESETELFSISQNELIQYIKRNPGVYMRMNTVY
- a CDS encoding acyl-CoA dehydrogenase family protein, with translation MERVLQFTEEHEAFRDMARKFFETEVAPHHHEWEKVGMVPKELWKKAGASGLLCPDVPEEYGGSGADFLYNVVVIEESSRSGNSGFFVSLHNDVIAPYISAYGNDEQKKRWLPGCCSGDSILAVAMTEPGAGSDLKNIRTSAVDKGDHYVVNGQKTFISNGQLANLVITAVKHENGTISLVMIEEGMKGFERGRNLEKIGLKAQDTSELYFNDVVVPKENVIGKGGQGFRYLMMKLAQERLVLAIAAVEATALVQRMTLKYIKERMAFGKKIGSFQHIKFQMAEMATELEMCRTFVDKVVSEHIAGKKLTVEASMAKYYSTEMQKRHTDLCLQFFGGYGYMMEYPIARAYLDARIQTIYAGTTEIMKEIIGGSLGL